In the Enterococcus wangshanyuanii genome, one interval contains:
- a CDS encoding recombinase family protein has protein sequence MLFGYARVSTKEQNLDRQIQKFNDLGIESRYIFVDKQSGAEFDRPQYQLLLHMLRSGDIVYLDSLDRLGRNYSGVIEEWKYITRKIKADIIVLENSELFDSRKFKTMGDIGLLLEDQFLSMLSYVADQERKKSKLRQTEGIEIAKSAGTVFGRPKLAITEEFKRQYFSWKNGEQTATDTINKLELSPSTFYRRVKEFEQEMAGD, from the coding sequence ATGCTTTTTGGCTATGCTAGAGTTTCCACTAAAGAACAAAATTTAGATCGACAAATACAGAAGTTTAATGATTTAGGTATTGAATCTCGTTATATATTTGTCGATAAACAATCAGGTGCTGAGTTTGATCGTCCACAGTATCAACTATTACTTCATATGCTTCGTTCTGGAGATATTGTTTACTTAGACTCTTTAGATCGTTTAGGGAGAAACTATTCTGGTGTAATTGAAGAATGGAAGTATATTACAAGAAAGATAAAAGCAGATATTATTGTTCTAGAAAATTCAGAATTATTTGATAGTAGAAAGTTTAAAACTATGGGGGACATTGGTCTTTTATTAGAAGATCAGTTTTTGAGCATGCTTTCTTATGTAGCAGATCAGGAACGAAAGAAGAGCAAACTGCGTCAAACTGAAGGGATTGAAATTGCAAAATCTGCTGGTACGGTCTTTGGTAGACCTAAATTGGCAATAACAGAAGAATTCAAAAGACAGTATTTTAGTTGGAAAAATGGGGAGCAAACAGCAACTGATACTATAAATAAACTAGAATTGTCCCCAAGCACATTTTATCGTCGAGTAAAAGAGTTCGAACAAGAAATGGCAGGTGACTAA